In Vigna unguiculata cultivar IT97K-499-35 chromosome 3, ASM411807v1, whole genome shotgun sequence, a single genomic region encodes these proteins:
- the LOC114177398 gene encoding putative pentatricopeptide repeat-containing protein At3g23330 gives MSSTQSATRRILHNPNTVVSACHAKQLHAQIVKARATPHSHSLAWVCIIKCYTAYGLLRHSLATFNLMRASGVSPDRHVFPSLLKASTLLKHFPLAQSLHASAIRLGFHFDLYTANALMNVYSKFHPHLSANHVLDQFPQTQHYHNNYNNRNNVNNNFTVKIDSVRKVFDRMPVRDVVSWNTVIAGNAQNGMYEEALDLVREMGRQNLRPDSFTLSSVLPIFAEHVDVIKGKEIHGYAVRHGFDKDVFIGSSLIDMYAKCTHVELSVRAFYLLSNRDAISWNSIIAGCVQNGRFDEGLGFFRLMLKKKVKPMQVSFSSVVPACAHLTALNLGKQLHGYIIRLGFDGNKFIASSLVDMYAKCGNIKMARYIFDRIEMRERDMVSWTAIIMGCAMHGHALDAVSLFEMMLLDGVKPCYVSFIGVLTACNHSGLVDEGWRYFNSMQSDFGIAPGLEHYAAVADLLGRAGRLEEAYDFISNMAVEPTGSVWSALLAACRAHKNIELAEKVVDKILLVDPENMGAYVMMSNIYSAAQRWRDAAKLRVHVRKKGLKKTPGCSWIEVGNKVHTFLAGDESHPYYDKINEALKILLEQMEKEGYVLDTKEVLHDVDEEHKRDLLRTHSERLAIAFGIISTTAGTTIRVIKNIRVCVDCHTAIKFMAKIVGREIIVRDNSRFHHFRNGSCSCGDYW, from the coding sequence ATGAGTTCCACCCAAAGTGCGACGAGAAGAATCCTCCACAACCCGAACACGGTGGTTTCCGCCTGCCACGCGAAACAGCTCCACGCGCAAATCGTGAAAGCCAGAGCAACACCGCACTCTCACTCCCTCGCGTGGGTCTGCATTATCAAATGCTACACCGCGTACGGCCTCCTCCGCCACTCCCTCGCCACCTTCAACCTCATGCGCGCTTCCGGCGTCTCCCCCGACCGCCACGTGTTTCCTTCCCTCCTCAAAGCGTCCACGCTTCTCAAACACTTTCCTCTAGCTCAGTCGCTCCACGCCTCCGCCATTCGCCTCGGCTTCCACTTCGATTTGTACACCGCCAACGCGTTGATGAATGTCTACTCCAAATTCCACCCCCACCTTTCCGCCAACCACGTGCTCGACCAATTTCCCCAAACGCAACACTaccataataattataataatagaaacaatgttaataataattttactgtGAAAATAGACTCTGTTAGGAAGGTGTTTGACAGAATGCCTGTTAGGGATGTTGTTTCGTGGAACACTGTTATTGCCGGGAATGCGCAGAATGGTATGTATGAAGAGGCGTTGGACTTGGTTAGGGAAATGGGTAGGCAAAACTTGAGGCCTGATTCCTTTACTTTGTCTAGCGTTCTTCCTATTTTTGCGGAGCATGTTGATGTTATCAAAGGAAAGGAAATTCATGGCTATGCCGTTAGACACGGGTTTGACAAGGATGTTTTCATTGGAAGTAGTTTGATTGATATGTATGCGAAGTGTACTCATGTGGAGCTCTCCGTTCGTGCCTTTTACCTCTTGTCTAATCGAGACGCCATTTCGTGGAACTCCATCATTGCTGGCTGCGTGCAGAATGGGAGATTTGATGAGGGGCTCGGGTTCTTTCGTCTAATGTTGAAGAAGAAGGTAAAGCCAATGCAGGTTTCATTCTCGAGTGTTGTACCGGCCTGTGCTCACTTGACAGCCTTGAACTTGGGGAAGCAACTTCATGGATATATAATTAGACTTGGGTTTGATGGTAACAAGTTTATAGCTAGCTCTTTGGTGGACATGTATGCCAAATGTGGTAATATTAAGATGGCTAGGTATATTTTTGACAGAATAGAGATGCGTGAGCGTGACATGGTTTCTTGGACTGCCATCATTATGGGATGTGCGATGCACGGGCATGCCCTTGATGCAGTTTCCTTGTTTGAGATGATGTTACTTGATGGAGTGAAGCCATGTTATGTGTCATTTATTGGTGTTTTAACTGCCTGTAACCATTCTGGGTTGGTGGATGAAGGATGGAGGTATTTTAACAGTATGCAATCGGATTTTGGTATTGCTCCTGGCCTGGAGCACTATGCTGCTGTTGCGGACCTTCTTGGTAGAGCTGGAAGATTGGAGGAAGCCTATGACTTTATTTCTAACATGGCAGTGGAACCAACAGGAAGTGTGTGGTCAGCATTGTTAGCTGCTTGCAGGGCTCATAAGAATATTGAATTGGCTGAAAAGGTTGTTGACAAAATACTTTTGGTTGACCCTGAGAACATGGGGGCGTATGTTATGATGTCCAACATCTATTCAGCCGCCCAAAGATGGAGAGATGCTGCGAAATTGAGAGTCCACGTGAGGAAAAAGGGCTTGAAGAAGACTCCAGGATGCAGCTGGATTGAGGTTGGGAACAAAGTACACACTTTTCTGGCTGGAGACGAATCACATCCATATTATGACAAAATAAATGAGGCGTTGAAGATTTTGTTGGAACAGATGGAGAAAGAAGGTTACGTCCTTGACACAAAGGAGGTGCTACATGATGTTGATGAGGAGCATAAACGCGACCTGTTGCGCACCCACAGTGAGAGACTTGCCATAGCATTTGGCATCATTAGCACTACTGCTGGTACAACCATCCGTGTAATAAAGAACATCCGGGTGTGCGTGGATTGCCACACTGCAATTAAATTTATGGCAAAGATTGTTGGCAGGGAAATCATTGTAAGGGATAATAGCCGATTTCACCATTTTAGAAATGGATCTTGTTCATGTGGAGACTACTGGTGA